In Vigna unguiculata cultivar IT97K-499-35 chromosome 3, ASM411807v1, whole genome shotgun sequence, a single genomic region encodes these proteins:
- the LOC114176469 gene encoding protein NUCLEAR FUSION DEFECTIVE 2, whose translation MRSSTMRCFTIFTLLLLLSQGHATTHKLLSSPFSTALETLQKQLGYTFKSIDLLRRAMTHASFSEENNKAFAILGATVIETSVSFHLLSKDVDISPKELNRRVSQITNVDSSCAVDGTRLGLQKIVRVSPKTNSSAPAVVCGAFRAIFAAISIDTGKSDDAGNVFWNLHGGDLGSAVAL comes from the exons ATGCGATCCTCAACTATGCGATGCTTCACCATCTTCACTCTGTTACTTCTCCTTTCGCAGGGACACGCAACCACCCATAAACTtctctcttctccattttcaaccGCTCTCGAAACCCTCCAAAAACAACTCGG CTACACCTTCAAGAGCATTGATCTTCTCCGTCGCGCCATGACCCACGCCTCCTTCTCCGAAGAAAACAACAAAGCTTTCGCCATTCTGGGCGCCACCGTCATCGAAACTTCTGTCTCTTTCCACTTACTATCTAAAGACGTTGATATTTCTCCTAAAGAGCTTAACCGTCGAGTGTCCCAAATCACCAACGTCGACTCTTCCTGCGCCGTCGACGGAACTCGATTAGGGTTGCAGAAGATCGTTCGCGTCTCGCCCAAAACCAATTCCTCCGCCCCTGCCGTCGTTTGCGGCGCGTTTCGAGCAATATTCGCTGCCATTTCTATTGACACCGGCAAGTCCGATGATGCAGGTAACGTCTTCTGGAACCTTCATGGCGGCGACCTAGGATCTGCCGTGGCTCTTTGA